The following are encoded together in the Equus quagga isolate Etosha38 chromosome 1, UCLA_HA_Equagga_1.0, whole genome shotgun sequence genome:
- the TMEM250 gene encoding transmembrane protein 250 isoform X1 has protein sequence MEQLRAHTSPGLSSGLPGLGAHDAHADCCLDAAAPMPVMPIPRRVRSFHGPHTTCLHAACGPARASRLARTKYNNFDVYVRARWLYGFIRFLLYFSCSLFTAALWGALAALFCLQYLGVRVLLRFQLKLSVLLLLLGRRRVDFRLLNELLIYTIHVTMLLVGGLGWCFMVFVDM, from the exons ATGGAGCAGCTCAGG GCGCACACCTCCCCGGGGCTCAGCAGCGGGCTCCCGGGTCTCGGTGCCCATGACGCCCATGCTGACTGCTGCCTGGACGCCGCTGCGCCAATGCCGGTCATGCCCATCCCGCGGCGGGTGCGCTCCTTCCACGGCCCGCACACCACCTGCCTGCACGCGGCCTGCGGCCCAGCGCGCGCCTCCCGCCTGGCGCGCACCAAGTACAACAACTTCGACGTGTACGTGCGGGCGCGCTGGCTCTACGGCTTCATCCGCTTCCTGCTGTACTTCAGCTGCAGCCTCTTCACGGCGGCACTCTGGGGCGCGCTGGCCGCCCTCTTCTGCCTGCAGTACCTGGGCGTGCGCGTCCTGCTGCGCTTCCAGCTCAAACTGtcggtgctgctgctgctcctgggccgCCGGCGCGTGGACTTCCGCCTCCTGAACGAGCTGCTCATCTACACCATCCACGTGACCATGCTGCTGGTGGGCGGCCTGGGCTGGTGCTTCATGGTCTTCGTGGACATGTGA
- the TMEM250 gene encoding transmembrane protein 250 isoform X2: protein MPVMPIPRRVRSFHGPHTTCLHAACGPARASRLARTKYNNFDVYVRARWLYGFIRFLLYFSCSLFTAALWGALAALFCLQYLGVRVLLRFQLKLSVLLLLLGRRRVDFRLLNELLIYTIHVTMLLVGGLGWCFMVFVDM, encoded by the coding sequence ATGCCGGTCATGCCCATCCCGCGGCGGGTGCGCTCCTTCCACGGCCCGCACACCACCTGCCTGCACGCGGCCTGCGGCCCAGCGCGCGCCTCCCGCCTGGCGCGCACCAAGTACAACAACTTCGACGTGTACGTGCGGGCGCGCTGGCTCTACGGCTTCATCCGCTTCCTGCTGTACTTCAGCTGCAGCCTCTTCACGGCGGCACTCTGGGGCGCGCTGGCCGCCCTCTTCTGCCTGCAGTACCTGGGCGTGCGCGTCCTGCTGCGCTTCCAGCTCAAACTGtcggtgctgctgctgctcctgggccgCCGGCGCGTGGACTTCCGCCTCCTGAACGAGCTGCTCATCTACACCATCCACGTGACCATGCTGCTGGTGGGCGGCCTGGGCTGGTGCTTCATGGTCTTCGTGGACATGTGA